The segment CTGGGATTGTTTCACCCGCAAGTATAATGTCTACTGCTTCATCAATTTTCCGTGGAATTTGAACAGCACGTGCAAAATCATTCGTCGTTCCCATTGGAATTAACCCGATTTTCGGACGGTTCTCACATTGACTAACGCCTGAAACAACTTCATTCAATGTACCGTCACCACCGACAGCAATCACGATATCGAACTCTCGTTTTACAGCTTCTATTGCTGCATTTGTTGCATCTCCCGCACCTGTTGTGGCATGACATGATGTTTCATATCCTGCTATTTCTAGTTTTTCTAATACTTCTGGTAAATGTTTTTTAAAAACTTCGCGACCAGAAGATGGATTATAAATAATTCGCGCTCGTTTCATAATTATCTCATCCTGATTTATTATTTTTCACCGTAATTCACTTTTTCATCCTGTTAAAATTATACTGTTGGATGTTTATAAATTGCAACTGTTGCTTAGTTATTCGCGTAATCCTCTTCAATATATACGTTCCAATCAAAAATAAGTTCCTACCGTTATAATATAGTAGGAACCTCGATTTCATACGACAAAATTATATATAATCAATTAAAGTATCTAACATAAACACAACTCGTTCTATTTAAGTATCTGCTTCTATAAATTCTAAGTTATTATTTCATCATTCTGAATCAAATATTGCCATAGTAAAATTTGTATTCATACTTGCTAAAAATGCCATTTGAGCATGCTTTTACTTTTAAAAAATTTTATTTTGCATATGTATTATTAAGTTCCGGTATTTATATTAAAAAAATGAAGAAAGGATTTAAAATTTCTATTCAGTAGGACAATTAATTAAGTAAACGCCGCCTCACACGGTAGCGGCGCACTTTATAAAGAAAGCTTCAGTAGGCAAAATTTTATAATGGCTGGCCTTGCACAAAGCACAAAGATGAGTCGTACAGATTTGTGACAACAAAGCTGTGTGACTCATCTGCTTAGCCAGCCATGCAAGCACATACTTTATTAGAATTTATGTTGGAATCTTTTCTTTAAACTATAAAATTGCTGCTACAGTCTTTTTAAAATCTTCATATACATATGACCACATTTGCGGATTTTCTGTATATTGTATACGGAAGTTTTCATACATCGCTTTTTGTGCCTCTTCAAAATTAGGATCTTCCTTATCTGGTAGCTGCGCGCGATTATCCATAACGAATTGTTGTAACTGTGGTGCACGCGGTCCCCACTTTCCTAGCACTTCGCCCATCTCATTTAAAATGATATAGATTGGGATTGCCCGTCCACCATTCGTTAAGTAACGATCGATTAAATCTGTGTCTGCATCACGCAATGCTGTACGAATTTCAACATTTGCAGCTTCTGCAACTTTTCGGATGATTGGATTGTTTAGCATCGCATCTCCACACCAATCTTCTGTAATCGCTAAAATATGGACATTTGCATTTTTCAAGTTTTCGATAAATGCATCTTCCTGCGCCACTTCAAAACTTTCATAAATAGCAAAGCTCTGTTCTTTTAGCTGCGACATATCCTCCATATAAACTTTCATTTCTTTACTTTCTTCAAAATATTGTTGTTCTGTTTTCATTTCAATTCCCTCCCTATATATACTAAGTCCATTTTGACGCTTTTCATGACAAAGTGAAAGATTATTTATGCCTAAACATTATTATATCCAGAATCAATTACGCCTCGGCGTAATTGCGTCCAGATTTTTTCGAGCTCGCTCGAAAAACTTCCCTTAAAAATCTGTGACATCCGCCGGAGCTTAACTTGATTCAGCTGGAGTTTAAACCCCCACGCAAGTAAAATTACCTTTTTTGGCATTCATCCCCCACTTATAGAAGTAGAGAACTTCTGTACCTGCCACTTCGCTTTCGGTACAAATACATTTGCTGAATTAAGTTAAATAAAATTTGAATCTTCGATGAAATAGATCAATTGTGTCTATTTTGTTACAAACTATAGTAGATTGAAAATTCAAAATGAATGAATTTTTCGAGCATATTCCCCTTGAATTCAAAGTAATTCAAGGGTTAATTAGTATATAGGTAAACTATTTTAAAATATAATATAAATTTGATAATATTCGGAATTATTGGACTTATTTGATTTCAAAACTTTTTTCTTAAACAGTCTTTTTTTATCAACAATATTCTGATATATTGTATTAACGCATCAAAATATTATCAGAAAATTTAATTTACATGAATTTCTAGGGGGACTATTTAATGAAGTACAACAAAGTAGTATTACCAGCAATGGCTCTTTCTCTTTCTGCATTTTTAGCAGCTTGTGGTACCGATGAAGGGTCAAAAGACACAGACAAAAATGCATCAGGTGACGCAGCAAAAAATTTAAACGTATTAATTACATCTGAACCACCAAAATTACATCCACAATTAGCAACAGATACTACTTCTGGAGTAATTATTGAAAACGCATTTGAAGGTTTAACAACAATGGTAAATGGCGAGCCTATTTTAGCAGCTGCCGAAGACTATAAAGTTTCTGATGACCTACTTACTTACACATTTACTTTGCGTGATGCGCAGTGGTCAAATGGTGAACAAGTAACTGCTGAAGACTTTGCCTTTGCATGGTTATGGGGTTTAAATCCAGAAAACGCTTCTGAATATTCATCAATCCTTTATGCAATTAAAGGTGCAGAAAACTATAATAACGGTTTAGGTACTGCTGAAGAAGTAGGAGTTAAAGCAATCGATGAAAAAACACTTGAAGTTACTTTAGAAGCGCCTACTCCTTATTTCTTAGAGTTAACAGCTTTCAAAACTTTCTTCCCAATTAACAAAGCAACTGCTGAAGCGAATCCAAAATGGTTCACAGAAGCTGATTCTTATGTATCAAATGGTGCATACAACTTAGCATCTTGGAAACACGCAAGCGAAATCGTATTAGAAAAACGCGATACGTATTGGGATGCTGAAAATGTAGCGATTGAATCAGTAAACGTTGCAATGGTTGAGTCTGAAACGACACAAATGACAATGTTTGATAGTGGCGAAGTTGACTTCTTAGGCGCACCATTCGGCGGAATCTCTCTTGATTCAATCGAGCGCTTAAAATCTGAAAATAAATTAAATGTATCTGATTTATCAGGTATTTACTGGTACAAACTAAATACAAAAGATCCGGTTATGCAAAATGAAAACATTCGTAAAGCGTTATCTTTATCAATCGACCGTGAAGGAATCGTTAAAAACATCACTAAAGGTGAGCAAGAGCCAGCACTTGGTATCGTTCCAAACTCGGTTGCAGGTTTCGGCGATGACGAAGGTTATTTCCAAGATGCAAACTACGATGAAGCGAAAAAGTATTTAGATGCAGGTCTTAAAGAATTAGGTATTGCAAGCGCTGCTGATTTAGAAATTAAAGTTTCTTATAACACTTCAGAATCACACTCTGCAATCGCACAATTCATCCAACAAGGTTGGACGAAAAACTTAGGTATCAAAATTAAGCTTGATAATGCTGAATGGCAAGTATATTTAGACAAAATCAACAATGGCGATTTCCAAGTAGGTCGTATGGGTTGGTCTGCTGACTACAACGATGCTTACTCATTCTTAGAAATGTACAGCAGTGCAGAGAACGGCAATAACCAAACTGGTTGGAGCAATCCAGAGTATACGAAGTTACTGAAAGAATCTACTACAGAAACAGACTCTGCTAAACGTTTAGAAAAATTATTAGAAGCAGAAGCTATTCTAATGGAAGAAATGCCTGTAGCACCAATCTACTTCCAAACAAACTTAAATGTTGTTGCGGATAAGGTTAAAAATATGGCTCCTAATGCAATTGGTAGCATCAACCTGAAATACGTAGATATTCAAAATGAGGATGAGGACGAGGGCAAGAAATAACCTCTCGTAAACTTTATACAATAAACTCATGCGAACACATGAGATGCTTGTCTTTTTCAAGTAGGAAGGCTGCTGAAACATTCATTTGTTTCAAGCAGCCTTTCCTGCTATATAAGAATTTTCAAAATAGTACATTTTTTGACGGCGGGTTTCTACCATTAATATAGTAGCAACCTTGGCTAAAAAAAGCCGAGATGTAATTAATAAAGGAGGTACGGACATTGGTAAAATTTATTATTAAACGATTACTTTATATCGTTCTAGCAATGTATTTAATTATTACTGCGACATTTTTCTTAATGCAACTTGCACCAGGTAGTCCATTCGCGAGTGAACGTGACCTACCACCTGCAATTGAAGAACAACTAAACGCAAAATATGGACTGGATAATCCTTGGTATATCCAATACAAAGATTATTTAGTCGATACGATGACTTTTGATTTTGGTGAATCCATGAAGTACACAGGACGATCAACGAATGACATTATTGCTGAAAGTTTCCCTGTATCTCTTGCTTTAGGTCTTCAAGCAATGATCTTAGCAATTGGTCTTGGGATTTTACTAGGTGTCATATCTGCCCTGTATCACAATAAACTTCCAGACTATGCGGCTACAATCATTGCCGTGTTAGGAATTTCGGTTCCGTCATTTATTTTGGCAGGTTTACTTCAATATTATTTATCTTTCAAAGCGGGTTGGTTCCCGGTAAGTGGATGGAAAGGTTTCGCTTATACGATTTTACCGTCATTTGCGATTGCCATTACACACGCAGGCTTCATCGCCAAATTGACGCGTTCAAGTATGCTTGAGCAAAACAATAGTGATTACGTGAAACTCGCTCGTGCAAAAGGTCTTGGAAAGTGGACAGTTGTGTTCAAACATTCACTACGTAATGCACTATTACCAGTAGTGACGTATTTAGGACCTCTTTTTGCAGGAGTTATTACAGGTAGTTTCGTAATTGAACAAATCTTTGCCGTTCCTGGACTTGGTCGCCATTTCGTAACAAGTATTACAAACCGTGACTATACAGTAATTATGGGAACTACTGTGTTCTACTCACTTATTTTATTATTCGCTGTATTAATTGTAGATATTTTATATAGCGTGATTGATCCACGTATTAAATTGAAAGGAGCGAAAAAATAATGAATTTAGACAAACAACAAATTCCAAAAATTGCACCTGAAATGTTTGAAGTTGTCGGAAATCAAACGCAACAATCTGACGCACTCGCAAAAAAACAAGTGTCCTTTTGGAAGGAAGTATTTTATCGCTTCTCTCATAATAAACTGGCGATTGTTGGCTTAATTATATTAATCTTCATTACATTAATGGCAGCTTTTGCTCCTGTATTTTCATCTTACAACTATGAAGAAAGTGTAGGTTTATATAATAGTGCACCATCTGCTACACACTGGTTTGGTACAGATGACCTTGCTCGTGACATATTCGTTCGTGCATGGGAAGGTGCTCGAATTTCATTATTTATCGGTATTGCTGCTGCTACCATTGATTTAATTATCGGTGTGTTATGGGGAAGTATTGCCGGTCTTGCAGGTGGCCGTGTCGACAATATTATGATGCGTATCGCTGACGTGTTAACTGCCATTCCTTATTTACTTGTTGTTATTATTTTACTTGTAGTAATGGAGCCTGGTTTAGTGCCAATGATTATTGCTCTGTCGATTACCGGTTGGGTAAATATGGCGCGTATCGTTCGAAGTGAAGTGTTAAAAATTAAAAACCAAGAATATGTTTTAGCTGCTCGTACGTTAGGCGCAAACAATTGGCATATTATTAAACGCCACCTTATCCCAAATGCGATGGGTGCGATTTTAGTAACAATGACAATGACAATTCCAAGTGCAATTTTCACAGAAAGTTTCCTAAGTTATTTAGGTTTAGGTGTTCAAGCTCCTTTAGCCAGCTGGGGTACAATGGCCTCTGAAGGTTTTAAAGCTTTAACATCTGCCCCGTGGCGATTATTGTTCCCTGCCCTATTAATCTCGGTAACAATTTTTGCGTTTAACGCAGTTGGAGACGGGCTCCGTGACGCACTTGATCCGAAATTACGTAAATAAGGAGAGTGTACGAGATGAAGAAAAAAGTATTAGAAGTGAAAGACTTACGTATTAATTTCAAAACGTACGCTGGTGTAGTCCAAGCTGTACGAGGTGTAAGTTTTGAATTATATGAAGGCGAAACTTTAGCCATCGTTGGAGAATCAGGCTCTGGTAAATCTG is part of the Solibacillus sp. FSL K6-1523 genome and harbors:
- a CDS encoding ABC transporter permease, with product MVKFIIKRLLYIVLAMYLIITATFFLMQLAPGSPFASERDLPPAIEEQLNAKYGLDNPWYIQYKDYLVDTMTFDFGESMKYTGRSTNDIIAESFPVSLALGLQAMILAIGLGILLGVISALYHNKLPDYAATIIAVLGISVPSFILAGLLQYYLSFKAGWFPVSGWKGFAYTILPSFAIAITHAGFIAKLTRSSMLEQNNSDYVKLARAKGLGKWTVVFKHSLRNALLPVVTYLGPLFAGVITGSFVIEQIFAVPGLGRHFVTSITNRDYTVIMGTTVFYSLILLFAVLIVDILYSVIDPRIKLKGAKK
- a CDS encoding peptide ABC transporter substrate-binding protein, whose protein sequence is MKYNKVVLPAMALSLSAFLAACGTDEGSKDTDKNASGDAAKNLNVLITSEPPKLHPQLATDTTSGVIIENAFEGLTTMVNGEPILAAAEDYKVSDDLLTYTFTLRDAQWSNGEQVTAEDFAFAWLWGLNPENASEYSSILYAIKGAENYNNGLGTAEEVGVKAIDEKTLEVTLEAPTPYFLELTAFKTFFPINKATAEANPKWFTEADSYVSNGAYNLASWKHASEIVLEKRDTYWDAENVAIESVNVAMVESETTQMTMFDSGEVDFLGAPFGGISLDSIERLKSENKLNVSDLSGIYWYKLNTKDPVMQNENIRKALSLSIDREGIVKNITKGEQEPALGIVPNSVAGFGDDEGYFQDANYDEAKKYLDAGLKELGIASAADLEIKVSYNTSESHSAIAQFIQQGWTKNLGIKIKLDNAEWQVYLDKINNGDFQVGRMGWSADYNDAYSFLEMYSSAENGNNQTGWSNPEYTKLLKESTTETDSAKRLEKLLEAEAILMEEMPVAPIYFQTNLNVVADKVKNMAPNAIGSINLKYVDIQNEDEDEGKK
- a CDS encoding thioredoxin family protein, giving the protein MKTEQQYFEESKEMKVYMEDMSQLKEQSFAIYESFEVAQEDAFIENLKNANVHILAITEDWCGDAMLNNPIIRKVAEAANVEIRTALRDADTDLIDRYLTNGGRAIPIYIILNEMGEVLGKWGPRAPQLQQFVMDNRAQLPDKEDPNFEEAQKAMYENFRIQYTENPQMWSYVYEDFKKTVAAIL
- a CDS encoding ABC transporter permease, which encodes MNLDKQQIPKIAPEMFEVVGNQTQQSDALAKKQVSFWKEVFYRFSHNKLAIVGLIILIFITLMAAFAPVFSSYNYEESVGLYNSAPSATHWFGTDDLARDIFVRAWEGARISLFIGIAAATIDLIIGVLWGSIAGLAGGRVDNIMMRIADVLTAIPYLLVVIILLVVMEPGLVPMIIALSITGWVNMARIVRSEVLKIKNQEYVLAARTLGANNWHIIKRHLIPNAMGAILVTMTMTIPSAIFTESFLSYLGLGVQAPLASWGTMASEGFKALTSAPWRLLFPALLISVTIFAFNAVGDGLRDALDPKLRK